The DNA region tattattgtgATGATAATGGTTAGTAAGATGATGCATAGGTATATCTGTAATAGGATCTTTTAACTTGATAAATGTCCACAACAGCAGTTTACCGATCTCTgagtttttttgatttttttcctttgatataaatatatatatttttaccaaTGAGATCAAAATTGAGTCAATCTAGTCTTTGGCAAAAGGTCGGCAATATTGGATGTAGAACATGGAAATGAATTGTGGATAGCAAATATTCCATACATTTCCTCCCCCGACCTAAATTACCCTCAACAGGAAAAATGCAACAAACACtaagtaaatgttaaatgtaaatgtacataTAAAAGCATTCATCCCCATGAGAGGCTCTTCATGGATCAGTTATTCCAGCAAGAAGACATTGATTCCAGATAGCAGCCTGAGTAAACAGTGTGGAAGCTTGCACCTTTCTGTTACAGTGAACACGACTTCACTCTTCTCAAGGTTAATTTAGTTGTTTTCCCTTTGTCACCGGacattttaaaagcatttaCCACCAGGTGCATAAGGGCTGGAGATACAACCCAATATGTTCTGACATTGAAATTCATGCATCTTGTTACAATACttcaaagaagaaacacaagttttacacaatatacatttttcagtAGGATCCTTAGTTTAGTTTTGTTGTGCAGGGCAAGAGTTAAACATAATAACTctattataaaaacaaatttactaTTTAAAActtcattttaaataaggaTTAACAACCCGGtagaataataaaatgttaatcaatTAGCTTTttgtaattgaaaaaaaaaaaaaaggtttgtgaaCATCAGCCCCTCACTATTACATAATGTAGTGGCTCTGTCTCTTGGAGGGGTTTCAGTATTTCGTATTGCTTAGACATTTTTAATATAAGCACCATTTGTGTATATTTCCAATTAAATCAAGTCACACATTtcaaagaacaagaaaaaactTGCATTCAATTTTTGAttagtgtaaaataaacagtacaagttttaaaagaaaaggaatcaAATCATTCattaaacaatattttaatGCTGAGGTGGAATACATTTTTACTCACTTGTACATTTCACTTTATAAAAATGCACAATATTCTATAGCTAAATCATAATCTCTAATGCAAACTTTGGCACTCAACATGTTAtgaagtaaaatatatatacatgtagtagatattttttttataaaatggaaatactaAAATAAAGTACATCAACATTTGTGCTTGAGTAAATGCGCTAAATTACTTTCTGCCACTTCAGTTAAGTCGCAGTACCAAGAAGCTTTTCATACAATCCCTTAGTATTATATAAAATTATCTATATATTTGACACCCTGGCTCAAGCAGTGCATAATATTCACAGGTCTACATGAGCACATACAGTAAAAAGCATAATGTCCATTAATTTCTCAGTTAATGAGCGACCTCCCTCGCTCTGGTCTCCCCTTTGGTTTTGGCTCTTGCATCATCTTCTTGCATTATTGTATTTCGTGTACTGATTCTTGGGCAGCAGCGTAGCAGGTGTACCGAACATCTCCTCATGAAGTAATAACTTAGTGATTGATCTCCCAGCAGGTGTAAACATCATTACATTCGTTTAGGCAGCAAAACACGAGGATGTCTCTGCAATCACATCTTTTGAAAGTCTTTTTGCTGCTCACTCCTCCTTCTGCCTCGCGGCTCTGCTCAGGAGAACGAGTGGGACGATGAAAGAGGCTGACGTGATGAGGAAACAGGTTTGTGCTCCAGATATCCAGTAAACTGTGAAGCAAACACCACAGTTACACAAGCACACGGTGAAGAAATGCAAAGGCGGCAAACAACCTAAATGGTGCTGTTTCAAAAAGGTTTGTGGCTCAACTATGAAATAATTTGacacaagaaaaaaagattaatcCAGATATTTGAATGTTTGATTTCACAGGAAGACTAAGAATATGTTAGTATCTTAGAAACATATCTGCAAAGTTTTCTCACCAGACGATGATACGACTGGTCCCAAAGCTCTGGCCAAGGCTCCCAAACTACGCAGGATCCCCATCACTGTGCCTTTCTGACTGGCTGAGCCTGGAGTTACATCCACAGCAGGGATTAACACATTTATAACGTAATCATAATGGTTTGTGAGTCTAAATCGTTTAGAAATAACAAGATGCTCACCGTGGTCAGAAACAAGTGTCGACAAACAGGGAACTACTATCGCAGCCGCTGCAACAGAAggagaaatataaaatgtttaattttctaTTTCACAAAATGAATAAATCCTTCCAATGTTGATACATTTTCAAGCTTTAGTAACATTCACACCTTACATTGTAGATAACATCCTTCATAACAACTGTGATCCACATGTATGATACtcaggtgtttttcttttacttttatctCACTTTTATTTGACCAGAAAGTCTATTGAGATACATCATGGCTACAAAAATGACATAATAGAGTAGTGAAAACACAGttcaaataaaatatgcaaTTAGAATAGTATAAAAGTCATgtgcattttattattttgctgtGTTGCCATTGTGGTTTATGTACAAAGCATTTACTGGTTTGGAAGTTCTTCCTTTTCTGAATCTAAAGGAAGATTGTAAAGCCCCTTGAGGTAAATGATTTCTGATTTGTGGTATTaagatatattatatttattatttatacatacCAGGTTgatttgaaaagacaaaatattatAACAACTGCATAGGACCTGGGAGTTATAAAGGGGTCAGGCAGAGAAGACACCATTTCTTCTGTTGATGCTAGATATTCAAATCTCATGTTGAAGTCTTTAACATTGACtatgtgttttggttttataaTTCTTACTGGCCTTCGGggattttctcctcttttcatctTTCACTGTTTATCAGTCAAGTGTAATCATCATTTTCCATTACAGCGGAGTGAACGTGAACACAACTCACCAAACGCGTAGAACGCCAAGCCCACGTACAGCATTATCATATTCCATGATAACCCGATGAGGATAAATGCTGGAATTAGTGTGATTATTGCCTAGAAACAAAAATACAGTTCAGCAGGGGAGACAATTGTGCTGCAGCCTCATGTCTCATCAACACATGTATGTTTTCACATGTCCTGAAGGCTCCTACCACACGGACTGCTTTGATATGTTGCCCGGGTTTAATTCTACGAGCGTATCCCCCCTGAATCAAAGCCATGATGACACCAATGAAGAAGAACATCTTTCCCTGCTGCATACTGTGGAGAAGACAACACAAGGTTACTGCACTTCATTCACTACGCCTGAGAAAGTACACAACCAGTTCGTACCTTGTGAACTGGAAGCGCTGGTGAGTCAGAAAACTCAGCGTGAACTCCAGACCAGAGAACAGGAAGAGGTAGCAGAAGTAAACGAGGCCCAACACTTGAAGCCTCTGCATTCCTGTAGAGAGACATCCCAACCTTCTGTCAGCGTGCCAAGGTTTAATCATGCTTCAAAAACCGTCCCAATGAGAGCACACAGGAATCCGGTGTGTGCACTACTCACTCTCTTTTGAAGGGGGATCTTTTGTCTGGGTAACAGCTGAAAAACGGAACAATGACAATGGGTTCAGGAGGTTCCTGGAGTCCCCGAGCCCTGAAGACGAAGCCTGTAGGGCGGAACAAAAAacttaataataaaatagaatagagTAGAACTGATTAGCTTTTTTGCTCAACAAAAAATACAAGCTGGAAATGTGTAAAGTAATTAACACTTGAAACAAACATGGCAACAAGATACCCCCGAGGCTAGAGCACAGTGTAGTACAAAGGTCAAAATGAACTGGAACTGGTTTGTATGGTTCTGCCATCCAGTGCACTTTACCTTTGACTTTTGATCACCAAAATattatcagttcatccttgagtccaaataAAGGTTTGTAGCAAATTTGAAATAAGTCCCTGGAAGATTTCTTGAGATACCGAGTTCACAAGGTATAGAAATGTCTTTTGTTAAAACGACAAAATGTGGaaccagattttttttctgtaccTGAAAATGCTGATTGCACTTCTTCAAATACTTCCTCAGAATATGTTTGATAGGATCACTTGGTTAATTTCTCAAACTGAGAAAAAGGAAGATGTTAACTCAAGATATTCTTTGCTATTGCTGTTACACCATTGGCAAGTGGCAACCACTCTAGATTCTAGATTTCTAGAGTCTCGAATCTaccaaacagaaacaacagCTCTGTTAATAATGTGTGATTCTTTTTAGTGTCAGTGTGAATCTTTCGGCAGCTGACCTTGACGTCCTTCTTGAGCGTCTCGGGCAGCATGAGCCAGATAAAGAGCAAATCAGCAACACTGAAGGCCACGGCGAGCAGAGCTGGAGCGAGGTAGAAGACActtcctgtggttctggacctgAGGGCGAAGTAGGCGCCCATCAGAGGCCCCACGGTGAAGCCCAAGGAGAAGGCGACACCAATCATGGCCTGTTCCCGACAAAATACATCTGAATTTTTCTCACATTTAAGTTAAAAGCATAAACGTATTATCAGCAATATGAGGTAACGCTAAGAGATGTGTGTGCATACCATTCCTCTGTTTCGGGCTTTGGGGCAAGGCAAGTCGGCTACGATGGCGGTGCAGAGGCTGACGTTGCCCTTGCAGATTCCTCCAATAACCCGGAACAAAAGGAACATGCTGAAGCTCCGGGAAACTGCCCACACGGCATAGGAGGAGATCAGCCCCAGCTGGAACACAAAGCACCCTGTCAGACCCGAACAGTCTTTGTTCTTACACATACACTGGCTATAGAGTGACTCAATGAATAATGATAACATTTTTACACTGAAGAATACTGAGATTTATATTGTTAAAGTCATAAGATTTGATGTATCAGTGTATTAAAAACAGGTTTGGTGTTTTACTCACTGTGGTAAGTATGAGCAGGGGTCGTCTGCCATGACGGTCTGAGAGAGCGCCTGTTAAAGGTGATGACAGGAACTGCAGCAGCGAAAACAGGGATCCGATCAGACCTGCAGAGCAACATAATCAGCATgcaaatcaaaaaaacaaacaatatccAGGAATGAATCcctattttttccccccttttacTCCATCATAATTCCAGTGAACTCAGTTCTACATACCTCCAAACAGGACACTGTTGTATTTCTTTTCCATAGGAATCCCAACCACGTCCCTGAACCAGTCCACAACGCTCTGCAGAGACTGGTACACAACATCCTGCACGGCAGggaaacacacagggacaaaATGAAAAGCAGGAATAGAAAGAGGTAGATTCAGCATGAGTCAGCACAAACAGCCCAATGATGCTAATCTAATCAGCCATGAAAATTAGGAGAACACATGATGCACCAAATGATCCTCGTTTGAATTTACTGTGAGCAGAGGGAACACACAGTGTAGAGAGGACAATAGTCtacaatttgttttaaaagtatTCAACATAGTatattatcattttttaaatttatttataattttatattataacaatgtatatattttttagtttttgtcaattttctttttcaaagagAGACAAAATAGAGAAATAATTGAAAAACACATCTCCTTCTTGTTCATCTAtagttgtttctgttttgttacaATGAAAGTTTGACCAACTAAGAActtataaaatgataaaaacgtTGCTCTGGCATAAACCTGTAATTCcagtgtgttattattatatctgAGAACAGAGAATAAGCTATTTCttaaaacaaaaactactgaCCCCTGTTTGTGCGTAGTGATCCAGAATGGACGGCAGCAGAGGTAGAATCAGGGTGAATCCcagcaggtccagcagcaggatGACAAACACCACTTTGATGATCTTTGAGGAGAACGCGCCGCCCTCCTCTTCT from Limanda limanda chromosome 5, fLimLim1.1, whole genome shotgun sequence includes:
- the mfsd10 gene encoding major facilitator superfamily domain-containing protein 10, giving the protein MSDVNTAEEEGGAFSSKIIKVVFVILLLDLLGFTLILPLLPSILDHYAQTGDVVYQSLQSVVDWFRDVVGIPMEKKYNSVLFGGLIGSLFSLLQFLSSPLTGALSDRHGRRPLLILTTLGLISSYAVWAVSRSFSMFLLFRVIGGICKGNVSLCTAIVADLPCPKARNRGMAMIGVAFSLGFTVGPLMGAYFALRSRTTGSVFYLAPALLAVAFSVADLLFIWLMLPETLKKDVKASSSGLGDSRNLLNPLSLFRFSAVTQTKDPPSKERMQRLQVLGLVYFCYLFLFSGLEFTLSFLTHQRFQFTSMQQGKMFFFIGVIMALIQGGYARRIKPGQHIKAVRVAIITLIPAFILIGLSWNMIMLYVGLAFYAFAAAIVVPCLSTLVSDHGSASQKGTVMGILRSLGALARALGPVVSSSVYWISGAQTCFLITSASFIVPLVLLSRAARQKEE